The Oncorhynchus tshawytscha isolate Ot180627B unplaced genomic scaffold, Otsh_v2.0 Un_contig_9313_pilon_pilon, whole genome shotgun sequence nucleotide sequence ttgacTTCCTGTTTGTTTCCTGTTGGATTCCTGTTTCCTGTTGGTTTCCTGTTTTCTGTTGGTTTCCTGTTTTCTGTTGGCTTCCTGTTTGTTTCCTGTTGGGTTCCTGTTTCCTTTTGGTTTTCTGTTTCCTGTTGGTTTTCTTTAGAGCTTTGTGAAATGCCTCAACAGTTGGTTCCTCTAGGGAGGTGATATTTACCATTATGCTGATGCATGTTTAATGCAGCAGCTTCAATACTAGCCAGAGGAGTATCAGTctcagaatgcctgtttgtgtttgtgtgtgtatgtgtgtgtttgtgtgtgtgtgtgtgtgtgtgtgtgtgtgtctgtgtctgtgtgtgtgggctttAATACACGCCAGAGGAGGAATGAATTAAgctgtgagagaggaggagacagatgggaggtgtggggaaagtgtgtgtgaactgtgaagtggaaatgataaactgtgtttgtgtgtgtgtgaggtgttagtcagtaacgtgtgtgtgtgtgtgtgtgaagttgaCTGTGTGTGCATAAAGTATTCACTCTCATTATTAACGACGCTAAGGTGGTAATTActgaacactgtgtgtgtgtgtgtgtgtatgtgtgtgtgtgtgtgtgtgtgtgtgtgtggtcttaatGAGTAACTGTGTACTCGCTAATGACAGAGTTCTCATTGGGACTAGAAGACGAGGAAACATGCACGTAATTATCTTGGCAACAGAGCGATACAAATACCATAGCAACAGTACTATTGTACAAATACCATAGCAACAGTACTCTCGTACAAATACCCCATAGCGAACTGAGGCGTAGGAATACCCCGACAGCATTAGTCTAACAACACCCAGAAGCCACATGCAGTTACCACGGATACAGTACATCTTACAGTAAATAGACCTGACAGTAAGGTTATTGATCCTAGAAGCAACAGTAAAAGATCATTCATGAACTGGTAATGTACCAATAGCCCTGTACAATGGACCCCAGCTACCTAAGtattgtaaatcaaatcaaatgtgtctgtgtatatagggcagcagcctctaaggtgcagggttgagtaaccaggtagTAGCcgggctagtgatggctatttaacagtctgtccCACTCCAATAGACTAAGCTACACCACACAGCTACAGTGTTGGAGATCTATCCTGgcaacacacacatttatactacagtcgtggccaaaagttttgagattgacaaaaatattaattttcacaaagtctgctgcctcagtttgtatgatggcaatttgcatatactccagaatgttatgaagagtgatcagatgaattgcaattaattccaAAGTCCccttttgccatgcaaatgaactgaatccccaaaaaacatttccactgcatttcagccctgccacaaaaggaccagctgacatcatgtcagtgattctctcgttaacacaggtgtgaatgTTGACGAGGACATGGCTGGAGATCACTGTCATGCTGACTGAGTtctaataacagactggaagcttcaaaaggagggtggtgcttggaatcattgttcttcctctgtcaatcatggttacctgcaaggaaacacgtcccatcatcattgctttgcacaaaaagggcttcacaggcaaggatattgctgccagtaagattgcatctaaatcaaccatttatcggatcatcaagaacttcaaggagagcggttcaattgttgtgaagaaggcttcagggcgcccaagaaagtccagcaagcgccaggtctgtctcctaaagttgattcagctgcgggatcggggcacaggaatggcagcaggcaggtgtgagtgcatctgcacgcacagtgaggcgaagacttatggaggatggcctggtgtcaagaagagcagcaaagaagccacttctctccaggaaaaacatcagtgacagactgatattctgcaaaaggtacagggattggattgctgaggactggggtaaagtcattttctctgatgaatcccctttccgattgtttggggcatctggaaaaaagggACATCCGGGGAATcgggagaagacaaggtgagtactaccatcagtcctgtgtcatgccaacagtaaagcatcctgagatcattcatgtgtggggttgcttctcagccgaggaagtgggctcactcacaattttgcctaagaacacagccatgaataaagaatggtaccaacacatcctctgagagcaacttctctcaaccatccaggaacagtttggtgacaaacaatgccttttccagcatgatggagcatctTGCcacaaggcaaaagtgataactaagtggctcggggaacaaaacatcgatattttgggtccatggccaggaaactccccagaccttaatcccattgagaacttgtggtcaatcctcaagaggcgggtggacaaacaaaactccacaaattctgacaaactccaagcattgattatgcaagaatgggctgccatcagtcaggatgtggcccagaagttaattgacagcattttTCAAGAcagcagaggtcttgaaaaagtaGGGTCAAcaatgcaaatattgactctttgcatcaacttcatgtaattgtcaataaaagcctttgacacttatgaaatgcttgtaattatacttcagttttccatagtaacatctgacaaaaatatataaagactgaagcagcaaactttgtgaaaattaaacTGAGTGTATCAAACTTTAatgacacctgctctttccatgacatagactgattaGGTGAAACTAGGTGAAaggtgtgatcccttattgatgtcacttgttaagtccacttcaatcagtgtagatgaaggggaggagacaggttgaacAAGGATTtataagccttgagataattgagacatggattgtgtttgtgtcattcagagggtgaatgggcaagacaaaagatttaggtgcctttgaacagggtatggtagtacgtGCCAGGTTcatcagtttgtgtcaagaactgtaacgctgctgggtttttcacactcaacagtttcccgtgtgcatcaagaatggtccaccgcccaaaggacatcctgacaacttgacacaactgtgggaagctttggagtcaacatgggtcggcatccctgtggaacatgtAGGCTTGGCCCCAAACTATGTCCTCCcggtctcctctctatatcttccttctgtctccactctgtctcatccctgtctcctccctgtctcctccctatatcttccttctctcctctctctctcctctctgtctcctcactgtctccactctgtctccactctgtctcatccctgtctcctccctatatattccttctctctccactctgtctcctccctgtttcctctctgtctcctctctggttCCACtatgactcctctctgtctcctccctgtctcctctctgtctcctccctgtctcctctctgtctcctccctgtctcctctctgtctcctccctgtctcctctctgtctcctgtctgtttctaatctgtctcctctctgtctcctctctgtctcctccctgtctcctccctgtctcctctctgtctcctctctgtctccctgtctcctctctgtctcctctctgtctcctccctgtctcctctctgtctcctccctgtctctctctgtctcctctctgtctctccctgtctcctctctgtctcctccctgtctcctctctgtctcctctctgtctccctgtctccctctgtctcctctctgtctcctttctttctcctctctgtctcctctctgtctcctctctgtctcctctctgtctcctccctgtctcctctctgtctcctctctgtctctccctgtctcctctctgtctcctctctgtctcctcctgtctcctctctgtctcctctctgtctcctctctgtctcctccctgtctcctcctgtctcctctctgtctcctctctgtctcctctctgtctcctctctgtctcctctctgtctcttctctgtctcctccctgtctcctctctgtctcctctctgtctcctctctgtctcctctctgtctccctctgtctcctctctgtctcctctctgtctcctctctgtctcctctctgtctgtctgtctcctcctgtctcctctgtctcctctctgtctcctctctgtctcctctctgtctcctctctgtctcctcctctgtctcctctctgtctcctctctgtctcctccctgtctcctctctgtctcctctctgtctcctccctgtctcctctctgtctcctctctgtctcctctctgtctcctctctgtctcctctctgtctcctccctgtctcctctctgtctccctctgtctcctctctgtctcccctgtctcctctctgtctcctctctgtctcttctctcctcctgtctctctgtctcctctctgtctcctctctgtctcctctctgtctcctccctgtctctgtctcctctctgtctcctctgtctcctctctgtctcctccctgtctcctccctgtctcctctctgtctcctctctgtctcctccctgtctcctctctgtctcctctctgtctcctctctgtctcctccctgtctcctctctgtctcctctctgtctcctccctgtctcctctctgtctcctctctgtctcctccctgtctcctctctgtctcctccctgtctcctctctgtctcctctctgtctcctccctgtctcctctctgtctcctccctgtctcctctctgtctcctctctgtctcctctctgtctcctccctctgtctcctctctgtctccctcctgtctcctctctgtctcctctctgtctcctttctgtctcctctctgtctcctctctgtctcctccctgtctcctctctgtctcctctctgtctcctccctgtctcctctctgtctcctctctgtctcctctctgtctcctctctgtctcctcctgtctcctccctgtctcctctctgtctcctctctgtctcctccctgtctcctctctgtctcctctctgtctcctctctgtctcctcctgtctcctctctgtctcctctctgtctcctctctgtctcctctctgtctcctctctgtctcctctctgtctctcctgtctcctcctgtctcctctctgtctcctctctgtctcctccctgtctcctctctgtctcctctctgtctcctccctctgtctcctctctgtctcctctctgtctcctctctgtctcctctctgtctcctctctgtctcctctctgtctcctctctgtctcctctctgtctcctttctttctcctctctgtctcctctctgtctcctctctgtctgtcctctctgtctcctctctgtctcctctctgtctcctctctgtctcctctctgtctcctctctgtctctctctgtctcctctctgtctcctcctgtctcctctctgtctcctctctgtctcctccctgtctcctctctgtctcctcctgtctcctcctgtctcctctctgtctcctctctgtctcctctctgtctcctctctgtctcctcctgtctcctccctgtctcctctctgtctcctcccggtctcctctctatatcttccttctgtctccactctgtctcatccctgtctcctccctgtctcctccctatatcctctctcctctctctctcctctctgtctcctctctgtctctctctctctctctgtctccctctctgtctcctcctgtctcctctctgtctcctctctgtctccctctgtctcctctctgtctcctctctgtctcctctctctctatatctcctctgtctcctctctgtctcctcctgtctcctccctgtctcctctctgtctcctctctgtctcctctctgtctcctcctgtctcctctctgtctcctctctgtctgtctcctctctgtctctccctgtctcctccctgtctcctctctgtctctacatgtctcctctctgtctcctctctgtctcctccctgtctcctctctgtctcctccctgtctcctctctgtctcctctctgtctcctctctgtctcctccctgtctcctccctgtctcctctctgtctcctccctgtctcctctctgtctctctctgtctcctctctgtctctccctgtctctctctgtctcctctctgtctcctttctttctcctctctgtctcctctctgtctcctctctgtctctcctctctgtctcctctctgtctcctctctgtctcctccctgtctcctctctgtctcctctctgtctcttctctgtctcctccctgtctcctctctgtctcctctctgtctcctctctgtctcctccctgtctcctctctgtctcctctctgtctcctccctgtctcctctctgtctcctccctgtctcctccctgtctcctctctgtctcctctctgtctcctccctgtctcctctctgtctcctctctgtctcctcccggtctcctctctatatcttccttctgtctccactctgtctctctctctcctctctgtctctccctgtctcctccctgtctcctctctgtctcctcccggtctcctctctatatcttccttctgtctccactctgtctcatccctgtctcctccctgtctcctccctatatcttccttctctcctctctctctcctctctgtctcctcactgtctcctctctgtctcctctctgtctcctccctgtctcctctctgtctcctctctgtctcctccctgtctcctctctgtctcctccctgtctcctccctgtctcctctctgtctcctccctgtctcctctctgtctcctctctgtctcctgtctcctctctgtctcctctctctctctgtctcctctctctgtctcctctctgtctctctctgtctcctccctgtctcctctctgtctcctccctgtctcctccctgtctcctctctgtctcctccctgtctcctctctgtctcctctctgtctcctctctgtctcctccctgtctcctctctgtctcctctctgtctcctccctgtctcctctctgtctcctttctttctcctctctctctcctctctgtcactctgtatcTGGATGAATGATCTCTGGTTACTTGTATATTGATGAATGATCTCTGTGGTAATTTGTATATTGATGaatgatctctgtggttacttgTATCTGGATGTTTGATCTCTATGGTAACTTGTATCTGTACAGGGTGAACTCTACATGACTCTATGGTAACTTGTATCTGTACAGGGCGAACTCTACATGATCTCTATGGTAACTTGTATCTGTACAGGGTGAACTCTACATGATCTCTATGGTAACTTGTATCTGTACAGGGTGAACTCTACATTATCTCTATGGTAACTTGTATCTGTACAGGGTGAACTCTACATTATCTCTATGGTAACTTGTATCTGTACAGGGTGAACTCTACATTATCTCTATGGTAACTTGTATCTGTACAGGGTGAACTCTACATTATCTCTATGGTAACTTGTATCTGTACAGGGCGAACTCTACATGATCTCTATGGTAACTTGTATCTGTACAGGGTGAACTCTACATGATCTCTATGGTAACTTGTATCTGTACAGGGTGAACTCTACATGATCTCTATGGTAACTTGTATCTGTACAGGGTGAACTCTACATGATCTCTATGGTAACTTGTATCTGTACAGGGTGAACTCTACATGATCTCTATGGTAACTTGTATCTGTACAGGGTGAACTCTACATGATCTCTATGGTAACTTGGATATGTACAGGAGGAACTCTACATGACTCTATGCAAAGGGTTTTTATAGTCTTTAGGAATTGTGCCTCATCTGTGCTGGTGTCACCCCCCACACCAGCCTTTAGATGCTGTGACATCCTGTGGAGGTCAGGCCTGGGCGATCAGGTTACTGTAACTTGGTATCGTTTGACTGGTCAATGGTGGTTGGTTTTCGTTTGAAAGAGTCACACCTTCAACTGTTCTAAATGGAAAATGGAATGAATAAGGTTGTATGAAATTCGTTGTTCTGCCTCTACTCCATGAATAGGTTGTATGCGTTGTTCTGCCTCCATGGCTGTCCATGGAATAAGGTTGTATGAAATGTCGTTGTTCTGCCTCTACTCCTGTACGCTGTCCATGGAATAAGGTTGTATGAAATGCTTCTCTTGTGAGCTAGCAAAGCCCATGGCCTGAGTTGGTCTGAGTAGTTCATGCTTTGTCTTGGTAGGTGACCTGAGGATCTATAGGTCTAGATTGGAGATGCTTTGTTAATGTCAGTGTTGACTTGTAACTTCAGCTTTATGCCTTGTATGTTATTTCATTCATTTTACAACGCTTTTAAATAATACATTCCCTTCTCATGACTATTCCCTTAGTCCTGCCAAACTCAGAATTCTTGATTGCACCTGGTTTTACTATAATATTAAATGGAGTCAGATGGTCAGGTTTAGCAAATGTAGATTGATAAATCATATTTAAACactgcactgcacacacacacacacacacacacacacacacacacacacacacacacacacacacacacacacacacacacacacacacacaccctctgataGATATGGCCAAGAGAGCAGTCTCTTTAATGACTCCGTTCTGAATTCTCACACTGTGATAAATGAATTTTAATTAAGAGAATATGGAGAAATGTAATAAATGATGGTATTATTTTAATGACCAGAGAACAGAAGCTTTGTCATCATCCAAGTGGAGATGCTGTATATCACTTCTAGTCAACCTTAAAGGCTTCTCCACAATGCTTATTTCAGGGCAATGTAAGGGCACCTACAGCAACAAACTGATCACTAGAAATAGACGGCGGTTTCGGACGTTTGAAAAGGTCCTAAGAACGTCGATATATGCCTTCCTCTGTGCTCAACCCCTAAAAGAAATGTAGAACGATCGCCCAGCACTGGGAGCGAACTCGTGATGCTCAGACCACCACTGAGCTTAACCCCCAATGAATAGCTAAACTTAACCACCACAATGAATAGCTAAACTTAACCACTCACAATGAATAGCTAAACTTAACCACTCACAATGAATAGCTAAACTTAACCACTCacaatgaatacctaaacttaaccactcacaatgaatacctaaacttaaccactcacaatgaatacctaaacttaaccactcacaatgaatacctaaacttaaccctctgagttgtttctgtttcaaccctgtaaccacatggaaTTAATGCGTAAAAACAGACGTTTATCCATAATACGTTAAATTTCGACGGGTAACAATGAGATCTTGTTGACAGAAAACTCCAGGCAGTTCCCTTATGCACTAGCCTAGTAGAAACTTCCTGTAGATTGAATTAATTACATGAACTCCTTTCAAATATACAAAAGTGGGAAAATGGTGAACTGTCTAGGGTGTATGTGTTAGGGGTTGTTTCTGTACGGGGCCAAATCATCTAAGAATGTTTCCATGTTATTGTTCTCCTAAAGTCCCATAGTGGGTCTTATTCCATGTTATAGTTCTCCTAAAGTCCCATAGTGTGTCCTGTGGGTCTTATTCCATGTAATTGTTCTCTTAAGGTCCCACAGTGGGTCTTATTCTATGTTATTGTTCTCTTAAAGTTCCATAGTGGGTCTTATTCTATGTTATTGTTCTCTTAAAGTCCCACAGTGGGTCTTATTCTATGTTATTGTTCTCTTAAAGTCCCATAGTGGGTCTTATTCTATGTTATTGTTCTCTTAAAGTCCCACAGTGGGTCTTATTCTATGTTATTGTTCTCTTAAAGTTCCATAGTGGGTCTTATTCTATGTTATTGTTCTCTTAAAGTCCCATAGTGTGTCCTGTGGGTCTTATTCCATGTCGGTTTAatgcaggggtgggcaactccagtcctccagggcctgattggtgtcgcaccttttctccatccctagcaaacacagctgattaatcaaatgtcattctaaactgaagatcatgtttatgtgattattggagtcaggtgtgttagctggggcaaaactgtgacaccaatcaggccccgaggactggagttgcccacccctggttTAATGTGTCCTATGTTCTGAGTGACATGATGTGTTGACTGTGATCACAGCAGTGTGGTCTCTGGTGTATGGGGACTGGGGGACATGTGGTGGGGGCTGTATGACAGCAGTGTGGTCTCTGGTGTATGGGGACTGGGGGACATGTGGTGGGTGGCTGTATGACAGCAGTGTGGTCTCTGGTGTATGGGGACTGGGGGACATGTGGTGGGGGCTGTATGACAGCAGTGTGGTCTCTGGTGTATGGGGACTGGGGGACATGTGGTGGGGTGTATGACAGCAGTGTGGTCTCTGGTGTATGGGGACTGGGGGACATGTGGTGGGGGCTGTATGACAGCAGTGTGGTCTCTGGTGTATGGGGACTGGGGGACATGTGGTGGGGGGCTGTATGACAGCAGTGTGGTCTCTGGTGTATGGGGACTGGGGGACATGTGGTGGGTGGCTGTATGACAGCAGTGTGGTCTCTGGTGTATGGGGACTGGGGGACATGTGGTGGGGGCTGTATGACAGCAGTGTGGTCTCTGGTGTATGGGGACTGGGGGACATGTGGTGGGGGCTGTATGACAGCAGTGTGGTCTCTGGTGTATGGGGACTGGGGGACATGTGGTGGGGGCTGTATGACAGCAGTGTGGTCTCTGGTGTATGGGGACTGGGGGACATGTGGTGGGGGGCTGTATGACAGCAGTGTGGTCTCTGGTGTATGGGGACTGGGGGACATGTGGTGGGGGGCTGTGTGTTCTGTCAACGCTGATTGGCCAGGGATGAGTGTGTTACTCCACTGAACCCATTCAAGGGGATGCTTTCAGTCTTCCTGCTGTGGAGTTGGATACAGCCACTGGACATGGAGATTGGATGAGGGTTC carries:
- the LOC112241968 gene encoding extensin-like, yielding MSPSPHTPETTLLSYSPHHMSPSPHTPETTLLSYSPHHMSPSPHTPETTLLSYSPHHMSPSPHTPETTLLSYSHPPHVPQSPYTRDHTAVIQPPTTCPPVPIHQRPHCCHTAPTTCPPVPIHQRPHCCHTPHHMSPSPHTPETTLLSYSPHHMSPSPHTPETTLLSYSHPPHVPQSPYTRDHTAVIQPPPHVPQSPYTRDHTAVITVNTSCHSEHRTH